Proteins encoded in a region of the Pseudomonas viciae genome:
- a CDS encoding CheR family methyltransferase — protein sequence MDRDTDIELRLLIEAIYLKYSYDFRDYSGASIKRRVHHALRQFECRTISALQERVLHDPGAFMQLLQLLTIPVSEMFRDPAHFLAIREEVVPLLRTYPSIKIWIAGCSTGEEVYSMAILLREEGLLDRTLIYATDINPRSLEKAKQGIFSLENIRAYTQNYQRAGGRQSFADYYTAAYDYAMFDKTLRENVTFADHSLATDSVFSETQLISCRNVLIYFNKKLQDRAFGLFHESLCHRGFLVLGSKETLDFSAYGHRFDALIKQERIYRKL from the coding sequence GTGGACCGTGACACTGATATTGAACTTCGGTTGTTGATCGAAGCGATCTACCTCAAGTACAGCTACGATTTTCGCGATTACTCTGGTGCGTCCATCAAGCGCCGGGTCCACCATGCGCTGCGCCAGTTCGAGTGCCGGACCATCTCGGCACTGCAGGAGCGCGTGCTGCATGACCCGGGCGCGTTCATGCAGTTGCTGCAACTGCTGACGATTCCGGTCAGCGAGATGTTTCGCGACCCAGCGCATTTCCTGGCGATCCGCGAGGAAGTGGTGCCGCTGCTCAGGACGTATCCGTCGATCAAGATCTGGATCGCCGGGTGCAGCACAGGCGAGGAGGTCTACTCCATGGCGATTCTACTGCGTGAGGAGGGCCTGCTGGATCGCACGCTCATCTATGCCACTGATATCAATCCACGCTCACTGGAAAAAGCCAAGCAAGGCATTTTTTCCCTGGAAAACATACGGGCCTACACCCAAAACTACCAGCGTGCCGGGGGGCGGCAATCGTTTGCCGATTACTACACCGCCGCCTACGATTACGCGATGTTTGATAAAACCCTGCGTGAGAACGTGACCTTTGCCGATCACAGCCTGGCAACGGATAGTGTTTTCTCAGAAACTCAGTTAATTTCATGTCGTAACGTATTGATATATTTCAATAAAAAACTTCAGGATCGTGCGTTTGGATTGTTTCATGAGTCCCTCTGCCACCGCGGTTTCCTGGTGTTGGGCAGCAAGGAGACGCTGGATTTTTCGGCTTACGGCCATCGATTCGACGCGCTGATCAAACAGGAACGGATCTATCGCAAGTTATGA
- a CDS encoding chemotaxis protein CheB: MNYMMDRSRSRIEAIVVGASAGGVEALLKVFGHLRKGFGVPILVVLHLPDERDSQLASVFGHRLAVPVEEARDKQDVVPGTLYVASPGYHLSVEADRSLSLSLEDPVHHSRPSIDVLFESAADVYGANLLAVVLTGANSDGAKGLARVRELGGVTVVQDPDEAHVSTMPEAALALHEPDHILTLQDIGQLLAGLE; encoded by the coding sequence ATGAATTACATGATGGACAGATCCAGATCCCGAATCGAGGCCATTGTCGTTGGCGCCTCCGCTGGCGGCGTCGAAGCGCTGCTCAAAGTCTTCGGGCACCTGCGCAAGGGGTTCGGCGTGCCAATCCTGGTGGTGCTGCATTTGCCGGATGAGCGCGATAGCCAACTGGCCAGTGTGTTCGGCCACCGGCTGGCCGTGCCGGTGGAAGAGGCGCGGGACAAGCAGGACGTCGTGCCGGGTACCTTGTACGTGGCATCGCCCGGCTACCACTTGTCGGTCGAGGCCGACCGCAGTTTGTCGTTGAGCCTGGAGGACCCGGTGCACCATTCGCGGCCGTCCATTGATGTGCTGTTCGAGTCGGCCGCCGATGTCTACGGGGCGAACCTGCTGGCGGTGGTCCTCACCGGTGCCAATAGCGACGGTGCCAAGGGGCTGGCCAGGGTCCGGGAGCTGGGCGGCGTCACGGTGGTCCAGGATCCCGACGAAGCACACGTCTCGACCATGCCCGAAGCCGCGCTGGCTCTGCATGAGCCCGACCATATCCTTACTTTGCAAGACATCGGCCAGTTGCTGGCCGGGCTGGAATGA
- a CDS encoding hybrid sensor histidine kinase/response regulator — translation MPRDIQAKLLIVDDLPENLLALDALIRRDDREVFTALSADEALSLLLQHEFALAIIDVQMPGMNGFELAELMRGTEKTRSIPIIFVSAAGRERNYAFTGYESGAVDFLHKPLDTHAVKSKVNVFVELYRQKKAMKEQVVALEQSRREQEILLQQLEATRSELEQAVRMRDDFMSIVAHEVRTPLNGLILETQLRKMHLARDNAAAFSLDKVRAMVERDERQIKSLIRLIEDMLDVSRIRTGKLSIRPSRFNLTALVQNLLHNFQPQIAAAECSLICTAEPEVEGFWDEFRVEQVVSNLLTNALRYGGRSPIEVRVYKTQDHACVEVQDHGIGISEENQKRIFQQFERVSSKAVASGLGLGLFISEQIVSAHGGTITVNSRINEGALFRVCLPLLKTTLHKTIEQTQPLGDPKVVSAAIDRTKASHE, via the coding sequence ATGCCAAGAGATATTCAAGCCAAGCTGCTGATCGTTGACGATCTGCCGGAGAATCTGTTGGCCCTGGACGCGCTGATCAGGCGCGATGACCGCGAGGTCTTCACGGCCCTGTCGGCTGACGAAGCGCTGTCCCTGTTGCTGCAGCATGAGTTTGCCCTGGCCATCATTGATGTGCAGATGCCGGGAATGAACGGTTTCGAACTGGCCGAGCTGATGCGCGGTACTGAAAAGACCCGCAGCATCCCGATCATTTTTGTCAGCGCCGCGGGTCGTGAACGCAACTACGCCTTCACCGGTTATGAAAGCGGCGCGGTGGACTTCCTGCATAAGCCGTTGGACACCCACGCGGTCAAAAGCAAGGTCAATGTGTTCGTCGAGCTCTATCGCCAGAAAAAGGCAATGAAGGAACAGGTTGTTGCCCTGGAGCAGAGTCGCCGGGAGCAGGAGATTTTGTTGCAGCAGTTGGAGGCCACTCGCAGCGAGCTGGAGCAGGCAGTGCGGATGCGTGATGACTTTATGTCGATCGTCGCCCATGAGGTTCGTACTCCCCTCAATGGCCTGATCCTCGAGACGCAACTGCGCAAGATGCACTTGGCCCGGGACAACGCCGCAGCCTTCAGCCTGGACAAGGTGCGGGCGATGGTCGAACGCGATGAGCGCCAGATCAAGAGCCTGATCCGCTTGATCGAAGACATGCTGGACGTCTCGCGGATTCGCACCGGTAAGTTGTCCATCCGTCCCTCGCGCTTCAACCTGACGGCGCTGGTGCAGAACCTGTTGCACAATTTCCAGCCACAGATCGCCGCTGCCGAATGCTCATTGATCTGCACCGCGGAGCCGGAAGTGGAGGGGTTCTGGGATGAGTTCCGGGTCGAACAGGTGGTGTCGAATCTGCTGACCAACGCCTTGCGCTATGGCGGTAGAAGCCCGATCGAGGTGCGCGTCTACAAGACGCAGGACCATGCTTGCGTCGAAGTCCAGGACCACGGCATTGGCATCAGCGAAGAAAACCAGAAGCGTATCTTCCAGCAATTCGAGCGGGTGTCGTCCAAGGCGGTTGCCTCCGGCCTGGGGTTGGGGCTGTTCATCTCCGAGCAGATTGTTAGCGCTCATGGGGGGACAATCACGGTCAATAGTCGCATCAACGAAGGGGCGTTATTCCGTGTTTGCCTGCCTTTGCTGAAAACCACCTTGCACAAAACCATCGAACAGACGCAACCTCTGGGTGACCCTAAGGTCGTATCAGCAGCTATTGATCGAACAAAGGCTTCTCATGAGTGA
- a CDS encoding response regulator has translation MSEDAQDVVLIVEDDPSILMVLSAYLSGEGYRILQAENGEQAFEILASKPHLDMMITDFRLPGGITGVQIAEPAVRLRPDLKVIFISGYPQEVRETDSSITRTAPILAKPFDLDVLQEMMQAMLS, from the coding sequence ATGAGTGAAGATGCGCAAGACGTTGTACTGATCGTCGAGGATGACCCGTCGATCCTGATGGTGCTGTCTGCCTACCTGTCGGGCGAAGGGTATCGGATACTGCAGGCGGAAAACGGCGAGCAGGCGTTCGAGATCCTGGCAAGCAAGCCCCACCTGGACATGATGATCACCGACTTCCGCCTGCCGGGCGGCATCACCGGTGTGCAGATCGCTGAACCGGCGGTCCGGTTGCGCCCCGACCTGAAAGTCATTTTCATCAGCGGTTATCCGCAGGAAGTGCGCGAGACCGACAGCTCAATCACCCGCACGGCCCCGATCCTGGCAAAACCGTTCGACCTGGATGTGTTGCAGGAAATGATGCAGGCCATGCTGTCATAA
- a CDS encoding response regulator yields MTLAEPLSERALILAPLGRDSQIALMILNEAGFAGLICRHLGHLCEELEHGAGLLVVSSEALVGPDLETLLLHIEQQPAWSDLPIVLLTHHGGPEQNPAARIGAQLGNVTFLERPFHPVTLVSLVTTAVRGRRRQYEARDRLIDLSNSELRLQTILETLEQQVEERTAQLRHNEEALRQSQKMEAVGQLTGGIAHDFNNMLTGIIGSLELLRRRLARGRTEDLDSLIDLGVTSANRAAGLTHRLLAFSRRQSLDSKAVQMNTLVLSMGELLQRSLNESVRLDMQLDDQLWIAEADPNQLESALLNLVLNARDAMPDGGELVVQTFNRHLDAGFTDAYSNLEPGDYVVLSVRDTGCGMPEAVINRAFDPFFTTKPIGQGTGLGLSMIYGFSKQSRGHVTIDSEVGKGTTVNLYLPRFVGEAIQEPPVVTPHAPHARDGETVLIVEDDPAVRVLVSAVLSELGYAFVEAADADGAMPLLQSDQRIDLLISDVGLPGMNGRQLAEIGRQIRPDLRVLFITGYAEHAAVRGGFLDPGMQMITKPFTFDLLTAKVREMIL; encoded by the coding sequence GTGACGTTGGCCGAGCCCCTGTCGGAGCGGGCATTGATCCTCGCACCGCTGGGACGGGACAGCCAGATCGCCCTGATGATCCTCAACGAAGCCGGCTTTGCCGGCCTCATCTGTCGCCATCTGGGGCACCTGTGCGAAGAACTGGAGCACGGTGCCGGCCTGTTGGTGGTGTCCTCGGAGGCCCTGGTCGGGCCGGACCTCGAAACCCTGCTCCTGCATATCGAACAGCAACCGGCCTGGTCCGACCTGCCCATCGTCCTGTTGACCCACCACGGCGGCCCTGAACAGAACCCGGCAGCCCGCATCGGTGCCCAACTGGGTAACGTGACGTTCCTCGAGCGCCCTTTTCACCCGGTGACCCTGGTGAGCCTGGTGACCACTGCCGTACGCGGTCGCCGAAGGCAGTACGAAGCCCGGGACCGCCTGATCGACCTCAGCAACAGTGAACTGCGCCTGCAAACGATCCTCGAAACCCTCGAGCAGCAGGTGGAGGAACGCACGGCCCAATTGCGGCATAACGAAGAAGCCCTGCGCCAGTCGCAGAAAATGGAAGCCGTCGGCCAGCTCACTGGCGGCATTGCCCATGACTTCAACAACATGCTCACCGGAATCATCGGCAGCCTTGAGTTGCTGCGCCGGCGCCTGGCCCGGGGCCGCACCGAGGACCTGGACAGCCTGATCGACCTCGGCGTGACCTCGGCCAACCGCGCCGCCGGCCTGACCCATCGCTTGCTGGCCTTCTCCCGCCGACAATCGCTGGATTCAAAAGCCGTGCAGATGAATACACTGGTGCTGTCCATGGGGGAGCTGCTGCAACGCAGCCTCAATGAGAGCGTGCGGCTGGACATGCAACTGGACGATCAGCTCTGGATCGCCGAAGCCGACCCCAACCAACTGGAAAGCGCGTTACTTAACCTGGTACTCAACGCCCGTGACGCCATGCCGGACGGCGGAGAGCTGGTGGTTCAGACGTTCAACCGACACTTGGATGCCGGTTTCACCGACGCCTACAGTAACCTGGAGCCCGGCGACTATGTCGTGCTGAGTGTCCGGGACACTGGTTGCGGCATGCCCGAAGCGGTCATCAATCGCGCATTCGACCCATTCTTCACCACCAAGCCCATCGGCCAGGGCACCGGGCTGGGCCTGTCGATGATCTATGGGTTCAGCAAGCAATCGCGTGGCCATGTGACGATCGACAGCGAAGTCGGCAAGGGCACCACGGTCAATCTTTACCTGCCACGCTTCGTCGGTGAAGCGATACAGGAGCCCCCGGTCGTCACCCCGCACGCGCCGCATGCGCGGGATGGCGAGACGGTGCTGATCGTCGAGGACGATCCGGCGGTACGGGTGCTGGTCAGTGCCGTGTTGAGCGAACTGGGCTATGCGTTTGTCGAGGCCGCCGACGCCGACGGCGCGATGCCGCTGCTCCAGTCCGACCAACGCATCGATCTGTTGATCAGCGACGTAGGCCTGCCGGGCATGAATGGCCGGCAACTGGCGGAAATCGGCCGGCAGATCCGCCCGGACCTGCGGGTGTTGTTCATCACCGGGTATGCCGAGCATGCGGCGGTCCGTGGCGGCTTCCTGGACCCGGGCATGCAGATGATCACCAAACCGTTCACCTTTGATTTGTTGACGGCCAAGGTGCGGGAAATGATCCTGTAG
- a CDS encoding ATPase domain-containing protein: MSTSIELISAKAATGIEGLDDILCGGLSRGHVFLLEGEPGTGKTTVALQFLLAGAKAGERSLYITLSETERELRQGAASHGWTIDENVHIFELTPPESLLNAEHQQSLLYSSDLELGEATRQIFEVVERVKPTRVVLDSLSEIRLLAQSSLRYRRQILAIKHYFVRYDATVLLLDDLTTESLDKTVHSVAHGVIRLEELTPNYGAERRRIRVVKYRGQKYRGGFHDFTIMGDGIHVFPRLVAAEHRGQYLRQQLSSGLDGVDALLGGGIETGSSTLILGPAGTGKSLISMIFAAAAVQRGEKAALFIFDEELGLLFERMKNVGIDLEALRRTGNLVIEQVDAAELSPGEFSHRVRSCVDEGNIKTVVIDSINGYQAAMPEENALVLHVHELLLYLNRRGAATFMTVAQHGLVGDMQAPVDITYLADTVILLRYFEALGKVRRAISIIKKRTGSHESTIREYRISPQGMTIGEPLEAFQGVLRGVPNYVGADNPLLKDDLP, encoded by the coding sequence TTGTCTACATCTATTGAGTTGATCAGCGCAAAAGCCGCCACCGGTATTGAAGGGTTGGACGATATCCTTTGCGGTGGCCTGTCCCGCGGCCATGTGTTCCTGCTGGAAGGGGAACCGGGGACCGGCAAGACCACGGTCGCGTTGCAATTCCTGCTGGCCGGCGCCAAAGCCGGTGAACGTTCGTTGTACATCACGCTGTCGGAAACCGAGCGTGAACTGCGCCAGGGCGCGGCATCCCACGGCTGGACCATCGATGAGAACGTTCATATTTTCGAGCTGACCCCGCCCGAAAGCCTGCTCAATGCCGAGCATCAACAAAGCCTGTTGTACTCCTCGGACCTGGAGCTGGGCGAAGCGACCCGCCAGATCTTCGAAGTGGTCGAGCGCGTCAAGCCGACCCGGGTGGTGCTCGACAGCCTGTCGGAGATCCGCCTGCTGGCGCAAAGCTCCCTGCGCTATCGCCGCCAGATCCTGGCGATCAAACACTACTTCGTGCGCTATGACGCTACGGTGTTGCTGCTGGACGACTTGACCACCGAGTCCCTGGACAAGACCGTGCACAGCGTCGCCCACGGGGTGATCCGCCTGGAAGAACTGACCCCCAATTATGGCGCCGAGCGGCGGCGGATCCGGGTGGTGAAATATCGCGGGCAAAAATACCGCGGTGGCTTTCATGATTTCACCATCATGGGCGACGGCATCCATGTTTTTCCGCGCCTGGTGGCAGCCGAACACCGCGGGCAGTACCTGCGCCAACAGCTCTCCAGCGGCCTGGATGGCGTGGACGCCCTGCTCGGTGGCGGTATCGAGACCGGCTCCAGCACGTTGATCCTGGGTCCCGCCGGCACCGGCAAGTCCTTGATTTCGATGATCTTTGCCGCCGCTGCCGTGCAGCGCGGCGAGAAAGCCGCGCTGTTCATCTTCGACGAAGAGTTGGGCCTGCTGTTCGAGCGCATGAAGAACGTAGGCATCGACCTGGAGGCGCTGAGAAGGACCGGAAACCTGGTGATCGAACAGGTGGACGCCGCCGAGCTGTCCCCCGGCGAATTCTCACATCGGGTGCGCAGCTGCGTCGATGAAGGCAACATCAAGACCGTTGTGATCGACAGTATCAACGGCTACCAGGCCGCCATGCCGGAGGAAAACGCCCTGGTGCTGCATGTGCATGAGCTGCTGCTCTATCTGAACCGCAGGGGCGCGGCGACCTTCATGACCGTGGCACAACACGGCCTGGTGGGCGACATGCAGGCGCCTGTGGACATTACCTACCTGGCCGACACGGTGATTCTGTTGCGTTATTTCGAGGCGCTGGGCAAGGTCCGCCGCGCGATATCCATCATCAAGAAACGCACCGGCAGCCACGAATCCACCATTCGCGAATACCGCATCAGCCCCCAGGGCATGACCATCGGCGAACCGCTGGAAGCGTTCCAGGGCGTATTGCGTGGGGTGCCAAACTATGTGGGAGCGGATAACCCGCTGCTCAAGGATGACTTACCGTGA
- a CDS encoding tetratricopeptide repeat protein produces MHLPRRYLLISLSVLLVIGLLAVWLRSTTPQIPEAIKRGYSEALEKARNGQPGAARMLYQQLGRPDLSPKRRVWLHAELPNYPSPQALKLAAADLHSESPDVRRAAIGSIVGLVPTGQRSLLLGPLLDDDDQSVRFAAVNALLGSSPDDLGLYFGAMQLAIDTWEQVLEDGPQTAESHYQLARLHLHNAELKKAQQALEHTLRLQPDNLPALVMQIEVLDKQGQGEAARHLLARQLQTQPDSAYLQHALGLWLLQHGQNEYAVLGLAKAVELEPNNRTYRYDLATTLHAEQELEAAQKQLQEIVQRYPADRKARVLLINYWKETGQLQNVQILLAQLEQLNPDDPALQQGL; encoded by the coding sequence ATGCATCTGCCCCGCCGCTATCTGCTTATCAGCCTGTCCGTCCTGTTGGTGATCGGTCTCCTCGCGGTGTGGCTACGCAGCACTACCCCGCAGATCCCCGAGGCGATCAAGCGTGGCTACAGTGAAGCCCTGGAAAAGGCCCGCAACGGGCAGCCGGGCGCGGCGCGAATGCTTTATCAACAACTGGGACGCCCGGACCTCTCACCCAAGCGGCGCGTGTGGCTGCACGCCGAGTTGCCCAACTACCCAAGCCCTCAGGCCCTCAAACTGGCGGCCGCGGACCTGCACAGCGAATCGCCAGATGTACGTCGAGCGGCCATTGGCAGCATCGTCGGGCTGGTGCCGACAGGCCAACGCAGCCTATTGCTGGGACCGTTGCTCGATGATGATGACCAGAGCGTCCGATTCGCCGCCGTGAACGCACTACTGGGTTCGTCACCGGATGACCTCGGCTTGTATTTCGGCGCGATGCAGCTCGCCATCGACACCTGGGAGCAGGTGCTTGAAGACGGCCCGCAAACGGCCGAGTCGCACTATCAGCTTGCCCGCCTGCACTTGCACAACGCCGAGCTGAAAAAGGCCCAGCAGGCGCTGGAACACACCTTGCGCCTGCAACCGGACAACCTGCCGGCGTTGGTCATGCAGATCGAAGTGCTGGACAAACAGGGCCAGGGCGAAGCCGCAAGACATTTGCTCGCCCGGCAGTTGCAAACCCAACCGGACTCGGCTTATCTGCAACATGCATTGGGCCTGTGGCTGCTGCAACATGGCCAGAACGAATACGCGGTACTGGGCCTGGCAAAAGCCGTGGAACTTGAACCCAATAACCGCACATACCGTTATGACCTGGCAACCACCCTGCACGCCGAGCAGGAACTGGAAGCCGCGCAGAAACAGCTACAGGAAATCGTCCAGCGCTACCCCGCCGACCGCAAGGCCCGAGTGTTGTTGATCAACTACTGGAAGGAGACCGGACAATTGCAGAATGTGCAGATCCTGCTGGCCCAACTCGAGCAGCTCAACCCCGACGATCCGGCCTTGCAGCAAGGCCTGTAG
- a CDS encoding SDR family oxidoreductase, whose protein sequence is MPEDLDFSGKTVLVTGGAQGIGRAIVEAFALRGACVVIADLGLAQAEAVASQLTAEGCQVEAVGVDLADATAISGMMAGLEQRLGRLDILVHNAGYFPLTPFARITPLLLERTLAVNLSALFWLTQAALPMFRRQGQGCVLVTSSVTGPRVAYPGLSHYAASKAGVNGFIRNAALELAAENVRVNGVEPGMIATPAMANLGDDEVNQDIARRVPLGRLGKPSDIAGAMLFLASDLAAYVTGQTLVVDGGSTLPEV, encoded by the coding sequence ATGCCTGAGGATCTGGATTTCAGCGGAAAAACCGTGCTGGTGACCGGCGGCGCCCAAGGCATTGGCCGGGCCATCGTTGAAGCCTTCGCCCTGCGCGGGGCCTGCGTGGTGATCGCCGACCTGGGCCTGGCGCAAGCCGAGGCAGTGGCGAGTCAATTGACTGCCGAGGGTTGTCAGGTGGAAGCCGTGGGCGTCGACCTGGCCGACGCTACGGCGATCTCCGGGATGATGGCCGGGCTGGAGCAACGCTTGGGCAGGCTGGATATCCTGGTGCATAACGCCGGGTATTTCCCGCTGACGCCCTTCGCCCGGATCACGCCGCTGCTGCTTGAGCGAACGCTGGCGGTGAACCTGTCGGCGCTGTTCTGGCTGACCCAGGCCGCGCTGCCGATGTTCCGGCGCCAGGGCCAGGGTTGCGTGCTGGTGACCTCCTCGGTCACCGGCCCGCGGGTCGCGTATCCGGGCCTGAGCCACTACGCGGCGTCGAAGGCCGGGGTCAACGGTTTCATTCGTAACGCGGCGCTGGAACTGGCCGCTGAGAATGTGCGGGTCAACGGTGTCGAGCCCGGCATGATCGCAACACCGGCCATGGCCAACCTCGGGGACGATGAAGTCAACCAGGACATCGCCCGCCGGGTACCGCTGGGGCGCCTCGGCAAGCCGAGCGACATCGCTGGGGCCATGCTGTTCCTGGCCTCGGACCTGGCCGCCTATGTCACCGGACAAACCCTGGTGGTCGACGGCGGTTCGACGTTGCCGGAGGTTTGA
- a CDS encoding SDR family NAD(P)-dependent oxidoreductase, giving the protein MPELRTVVITGAGTGIGAACARSYAAEGANLVLIGRRREPLEQLAREIGGLVLVGDAACPTTWDGFIAQIRERYGRLDVLLACAGGMGLGSATETSPPSWEAALRSNLDSAFYSARACLPLLRENAGNIVLIASIASLAAGPQVCGYTTAKHALLGLNRSLARDYGPKGVRVNAVCPGWVRTPMADEEMQVLMQFHGETLQQAYDRVCADVPLRRPASAQEIANVCRFLASEQASIITGATLVADGGSSIVDVPTLAFSRMEQAHA; this is encoded by the coding sequence ATGCCTGAATTACGCACCGTCGTGATCACCGGCGCAGGCACCGGCATCGGTGCCGCCTGCGCCCGATCGTATGCCGCCGAAGGCGCCAACCTGGTGTTGATCGGCAGGCGTCGCGAGCCCCTGGAGCAACTGGCCAGGGAAATCGGCGGCCTGGTGCTGGTGGGCGATGCGGCCTGCCCGACGACCTGGGACGGCTTCATCGCGCAGATCCGCGAGCGCTATGGCCGACTCGATGTGTTGCTGGCCTGTGCCGGCGGCATGGGGCTGGGCAGCGCCACCGAGACCAGCCCGCCGTCCTGGGAAGCGGCCCTGCGCAGCAACCTCGACAGCGCCTTCTACAGCGCCCGGGCTTGCCTGCCGCTGCTGCGGGAAAACGCTGGCAACATTGTGCTGATCGCCTCCATTGCGTCATTGGCGGCAGGCCCCCAAGTCTGCGGCTACACCACCGCCAAGCATGCGCTACTGGGCCTGAACCGCTCCCTGGCACGGGACTATGGTCCCAAAGGCGTGCGGGTCAACGCCGTCTGCCCTGGCTGGGTCCGCACGCCGATGGCCGATGAGGAAATGCAGGTATTGATGCAGTTTCATGGCGAGACGCTGCAACAGGCCTACGACCGGGTCTGCGCCGATGTGCCATTGCGCCGCCCCGCCAGCGCGCAGGAGATTGCCAATGTCTGTCGCTTCCTCGCTTCGGAACAAGCCTCGATCATCACGGGTGCGACGTTGGTGGCCGACGGCGGTTCCAGCATCGTAGATGTGCCAACCCTGGCTTTCAGTCGGATGGAGCAAGCCCATGCCTGA
- a CDS encoding molybdenum cofactor biosynthesis F family protein: MSTPTDWITVGALADGFAPEAFILPNLADLKGKTFTLNFANGWQIEHRFEQDTVSWDAADGHSSGTAVYRATSVRPGLYLVDFLKGEGAQTFSVSLVLDTASAAFTAVIGRMPAPEQTREGLYSRALAGKPLTSVEVQFLHGSLDRPWQPGLCPHAPTSELVGLRNLYRYSPSEVYEHIYLNDQFYSWQCLKGVEQGLCDTDRCDTYKIADQLYLFVWREKIIPTLGLVLIDLQQHRSDGKIFGYAGASFDEFSNFPVSSYCQVLNRTEYPDA, from the coding sequence ATGAGCACACCTACAGACTGGATCACCGTCGGCGCCCTGGCCGACGGCTTCGCCCCTGAAGCCTTCATCCTGCCCAACCTGGCGGATCTGAAGGGCAAGACCTTCACCCTGAATTTCGCCAATGGCTGGCAGATCGAGCATCGATTTGAACAAGACACCGTGTCCTGGGACGCGGCTGACGGGCACTCCAGCGGCACCGCGGTCTATCGGGCCACGTCGGTACGCCCAGGTCTGTACCTGGTGGATTTCCTCAAGGGTGAAGGCGCGCAAACCTTTTCGGTCAGCCTTGTGCTCGATACCGCCAGCGCTGCATTCACCGCCGTGATCGGCCGTATGCCCGCGCCGGAGCAAACCCGTGAAGGCCTTTACAGCCGCGCCTTGGCCGGCAAGCCACTGACCTCGGTTGAAGTGCAGTTCCTCCACGGCAGCCTCGACCGCCCCTGGCAGCCAGGCCTGTGCCCGCACGCCCCGACCAGCGAACTGGTGGGGCTGCGCAACCTGTATCGCTACAGCCCGAGCGAGGTCTATGAACACATTTACCTCAACGACCAGTTCTATTCGTGGCAATGCCTCAAGGGCGTTGAACAAGGCCTGTGCGACACCGATCGCTGCGACACCTACAAGATCGCCGATCAGTTGTACCTGTTCGTCTGGCGGGAAAAGATCATCCCAACCCTGGGCCTGGTGCTGATCGACCTGCAACAACACCGCAGCGACGGCAAGATCTTCGGCTACGCCGGCGCCTCCTTCGATGAGTTTTCCAATTTCCCGGTCAGCTCCTACTGCCAGGTGCTCAACCGGACGGAGTATCCCGATGCCTGA
- a CDS encoding helix-turn-helix transcriptional regulator — MNVIPTQDIAGHCLHAFTQLIPASRAAFYCVDRHLQAHDFSLQGMSGEMHRDYLDHYRQFDPLQPRYYVSSDLAVVPLGLAMARQPMRDSERYRSFLQRYGVVDVVEVFAHRDGQPQAAISLLRTVDQGVFTHQQLTQLNALQALLQLAVAYLPAHEDALSDLTPKERQIALLLRQGVSNKQLARELDVGLPTIKTHLINLFRKVGVSSRTELVSALFL; from the coding sequence ATGAACGTCATCCCCACCCAGGACATCGCCGGCCACTGCCTGCACGCGTTCACCCAGCTCATTCCCGCCAGCCGGGCGGCCTTCTACTGCGTCGACCGGCACCTGCAGGCCCATGACTTCAGCTTGCAGGGCATGAGCGGCGAGATGCATCGCGACTATCTGGACCACTACCGCCAGTTCGACCCGCTGCAACCGCGATACTACGTGTCCAGCGACCTGGCCGTGGTGCCGCTGGGCCTGGCCATGGCCCGCCAACCGATGCGGGACAGCGAGCGCTATCGCAGCTTCTTGCAGCGCTACGGCGTGGTAGATGTCGTGGAAGTCTTCGCCCATCGGGACGGTCAGCCTCAAGCTGCCATTTCGTTATTGCGCACTGTCGACCAAGGCGTTTTCACCCACCAGCAGTTGACCCAACTCAACGCGTTACAGGCCTTGCTGCAACTGGCGGTCGCCTATCTGCCAGCCCATGAGGACGCATTAAGCGACCTGACGCCCAAGGAACGCCAGATTGCCTTGCTGCTGCGCCAAGGCGTAAGCAACAAACAGTTGGCTCGGGAGTTGGATGTGGGCTTGCCGACCATCAAGACTCACCTGATCAACCTGTTCCGCAAGGTTGGCGTGAGCAGTCGTACCGAGTTGGTCAGTGCCCTGTTCCTCTAG